AGAAATACCGTTCGGGACAGGTTGCGTACAAGGATCGTCAGTTCAAGTTTATTTAAGTGtacaaattatttcttttttgcaacGTGTGAAAATTAAACGCAATATCTTAACGAATTAAAATAgagttaatatatttttgttaatgtatgtatatagtaggATTGATTATATTGCTATTTTTCCTCCATTTGCTTATCGCGGGCAATGACAAAGTCCTCAAACTTAACCATATACGTGGTACCCTTGTGCCAATGCGCGGTTACCTTGCAAGGCTACAATAACATAGAAAACATGATAGTTATACACTTTATACGCTTAATATGGCCGTTGAACTTACAAATCCACAATGAGTTAGAACCGCTTCAACTATGCCAGCTGTGAAGTTGGCACAATTCAGAGAACTTTTGTCTTTCGGCACACTTATGAACGTGTTGACCAACGGCTCCTTTTCAATAATGTAGTAAGTGCGCTCATCGTCATTGGCATGCTCCAGCTTCTCGGCCTCTTTACCAAACAGATTTTTCCACACGGTGGTCTTCACAAAGAGCAGCATCTGCGTCAGCTTTGTTTCGCGCTTGGCGCTACGTTCGCGCATAAAATACAGGTCAATGATGCGTGTGCCCACATCTTGGCCCAACTCATGTAATCTACACATGTAAGCAACATTAATATGCAGACATTTGCTTTCTCATAATATTGTTACCTTGTTTGCAATTCGGGTACTGTGAATACACGACTCTGGGAGTATTGGACAATCTCACTGAATAGTAGCGCTACAATGCTCTGTGATACCTCAGATTTGCCTTTGGACAGCGGTCGATCGAGTATATTGCTCCGCGGACGCATTGAAGATATTTTAAGAGCTTCTagcttttccattttattttaatttcttccttcacacaacaaattgttggcaatcgccaaacaacaa
This is a stretch of genomic DNA from Drosophila albomicans strain 15112-1751.03 chromosome 3, ASM965048v2, whole genome shotgun sequence. It encodes these proteins:
- the LOC117567139 gene encoding trafficking protein particle complex subunit 5, which translates into the protein MEKLEALKISSMRPRSNILDRPLSKGKSEVSQSIVALLFSEIVQYSQSRVFTVPELQTRLHELGQDVGTRIIDLYFMRERSAKRETKLTQMLLFVKTTVWKNLFGKEAEKLEHANDDERTYYIIEKEPLVNTFISVPKDKSSLNCANFTAGIVEAVLTHCGFPCKVTAHWHKGTTYMVKFEDFVIARDKQMEEK